From Miscanthus floridulus cultivar M001 chromosome 15, ASM1932011v1, whole genome shotgun sequence, the proteins below share one genomic window:
- the LOC136506780 gene encoding uncharacterized protein, with amino-acid sequence MEFAAMKRRGLLELCRQHGLATRGSKADLAAGLAGVLSLQGAAAAESVVGVVVGKGCLKRLRGNAGGGTSGASKKVRFALDETSEVKGRRRRSQVILSLVVAKTRGRRKAMKALPSAAVSGRGRRRKRNDGGGSAHESVTREVGADAPLTQSRMKVVCLHAPSGVESQNNPAEAEEGGEVVGTATGRRQKCKAQENAEVIANSGAGISRRITRSLSSSAAAVLLPLDAEEKIGARKVGDGNDELSAEEHAAGVQDLTIAASPVIIESSSSSRMGEDCVPSVQKPSKVVVSCRTTRLNSVVADVILPTVVGKKRRKTRGRPKDRKTLPTATLGGRGSQQKCDVAGDSVDHGAFGEVGADAPVTQFGTKAVNSRAESGVESQNNLAEAEEEEEAVEATTYRKQKRKIQENAEDISANAPSGISHRRTRKSSSSPAAVLLSPVVEKMEVADDKDELGVKELAEVKILATTTLPIIVESKMKEEDYVPAELKPAKVEFYGRTTRSHSIAATVSSPTVIGRKVRKAEDVHPNGEVSIDLEVPRNDAPITKSLRNRVVHNSVVDETRARKKLEIKRKPSRPATHRHQPIVPSVEEKEQVAVLCKFSQHRRSSRNCPQADELLRNTDLENIKLSRVPVGGKDLSIAHRLTRNTAKTRLEDVESLSSGFKDRITMSYKDNNIARNGGRVSLSDDNGNKASAAETALGVVDERTKGMHESVSNKEFQNAKGGDVGKQPAVSGRVRRSTRKSRKSVRI; translated from the coding sequence TTGCAgggggctgctgctgctgagagTGTGGTTGGTGTGGTGGTGGGAAAGGGTTGTCTGAAGCGGCTGCGAGGTAATGCTGGCGGTGGCACCTCCGGGGCTTCCAAGAAGGTGAGATTTGCATTGGATGAAACGTCAGAGGTGAAGGGACGAAGACGAAGGTCCCAGGTGATTTTGTCACTGGTTGTTGCCAAGACAAGGGGGAGGCGCAAGGCTATGAAGGCACTTCCTTCTGCAGCAGTGAGTGGAAGGGGTCGGCGGCGGAAGCGCAATGATGGTGGTGGTTCTGCTCATGAAAGTGTTACCAGAGAGGTGGGTGCAGATGCCCCATTGACACAGTCCAGGATGAAAGTGGTGTGTTTACATGCTCCCAGTGGGGTTGAAAGTCAGAATAACCCTGCTGaggctgaggaaggaggggaggtGGTAGGAACAGCTACTGGTAGGAGGCAGAAGTGCAAGGCCCAGGAGAATGCCGAGGTTATTGCTAATTCTGGGGCAGGAATTTCTCGTAGGATCACAAGGAGTTTAAGCTCATCAGCTGCAGCAGTTTTATTGCCCCTTGATGCTGAGGAGAAGATAGGGGCTAGGAAGGTAGGAGATGGTAATGATGAACTTTCTGCTGAGGAGCATGCTGCTGGAGTTCAAGATTTGACTATTGCAGCATCACCAGTTATTAttgagagtagtagtagtagcaggatGGGGGAAGATTGCGTTCCTTCTGTGCAGAAGCCTTCGAAGGTGGTGGTATCTTGCAGAACCACAAGATTAAACTCAGTAGTAGCTGATGTGATATTGCCCACTGTCGTTGGAAAAAAGAGGAGGAAGACAAGGGGTAGGCCCAAGGACAGGAAGACACTTCCTACCGCAACTCTGGGCGGAAGGGGTAGCCAGCAGAAGTGTGATGTTGCTGGCGATTCTGTTGATCATGGTGCTTTTGGAGAGGTGGGTGCAGATGCTCCAGTGACACAGTTCGGGACAAAAGCCGTGAATTCGCGTGCTGAAAGTGGAGTTGAAAGTCAGAATAATCTTGCtgaggctgaggaagaagaggaggcagTAGAAGCAACCACTTATAGGAAGCAGAAGCGGAAGATCCAGGAGAATGCTGAGGATATTTCTGCCAATGCTCCGTCTGGAATTTCTCATAGGAGGACGAGGAAGTCAAGCTCGTCCCCAGCTGCTGTTCTGTTGTCCCCTGTTGTTGAGAAGATGGAAGTAGCAGATGATAAGGATGAACTTGGTGTTAAGGAGTTAGCTGAAGTTAAAATTTTGGCTACCACAACATTACCAATTATTGTTGAGAgtaagatgaaggaagaagactACGTCCCTGCTGAACTGAAACCTGCTAAGGTGGAGTTTTATGGCAGAACTACAAGATCACATTCAATAGCAGCTACTGTGTCATCGCCCACTGTGATTGGAAGAAAGGTAAGAAAGGCAGAAGATGTGCACCCAAATGGAGAGGTGTCTATAGATTTGGAGGTTCCTCGAAATGATGCCCCTATTACCAAGTCACTGAGGAACAGAGTTGTTCACAACAGTGTAGTTGATGAAACTCGTGCCCGCAAGAAGCTTGAAATCAAGAGGAAGCCCAGTCGACCAGCAACTCACAGGCATCAGCCGATTGTACCTTCTGTAGAGGAGAAAGAACAAGTTGCTGTGCTCTGTAAGTTCTCCCAACACAGGCGATCAAGCAGAAACTGTCCTCAGGCTGATGAATTGTTAAGAAACACAGATTTAGAAAATATCAAGTTGAGTAGAGTACCAGTGGGGGGCAAGGACTTGAGTATAGCTCATCGATTGACACGTAATACTGCTAAGACCAGATTGGAAGATGTTGAGTCGCTGTCATCAGGTTTCAAAGATAGGATCACCATGAGCTACAAGGATAATAATATAGCTAGAAATGGTGGTCGTGTTTCATTATCTGATGACAATGGCAATAAGGCTTCAGCTGCAGAAACAGCGTTAGGAGTGGTTGATGAAAGAACCAAAGGTATGCACGAAAGTGTTAGTAACAAGGAGTTTCAAAATGCCAAGGGTGGAGATGTGGGTAAGCAGCCAGCTGTAAGTGGACGTGTTAGGCGATCAACACGTAAATCTAGGAAGTCGGTTCGAATCTAG